One genomic segment of Ricinus communis isolate WT05 ecotype wild-type chromosome 5, ASM1957865v1, whole genome shotgun sequence includes these proteins:
- the LOC8288057 gene encoding uncharacterized protein LOC8288057: MPSARFRIPIYQQDFPVNSQEFDFHDQPMGSFSDMVFGFLEHGEDQSFQASPSSEDSYENEALDEEEDEEKENGGFQEDKSFWDNQHQLLQATLCRTSSLESGIRNITKETIKEIQMAGTTCGCGKPMVGGCRKCLMAEVSGRLRNAGYNSAICKSKWRSSPDIPSGEHTFLDVIDNSSSKKGEIRVIIELNFQAEFEMAKASEEYNSLVRKLPEIFVGKVERLNNVIKILCLAAKKCMKQKKMHLGPWRKRRYMQAKWLGTCERTVASIPSFSMGYSGKVSKPKSSMLTVDLLDLLPNMHCTAVEVV; encoded by the exons ATGCCCAGTGCGAGATTTAGAATCCCAATTTATCAGCAGGATTTCCCGGTTAATAGTCAGGAATTTGATTTCCACGACCAGCCGATGGGGAGTTTCTCCGATATGGTTTTCGGGTTTCTTGAGCACGGCGAAGATCAGTCGTTTCAGGCAAGTCCTAGCAGCGAGGATTCTTATGAAAATGAAGCattagatgaagaagaagatgaagagaaagagaatggCGGTTTTCAAGAAGACAAAAGCTTCTGGGACAACCAACACCAGCTTCTACAA GCTACCTTATGTAGAACTAGCTCACTGGAATCAGGCATTAGAAATATCACCaaagaaacaataaaagaaattcaaatggCAGGAACAACCTGTGGTTGTGGAAAACCGATGGTTGGCGGCTGCCGGAAATGTTTGATGGCAGAGGTCTCCGGCCGCCTCCGAAACGCTGGATATAATAGTGCCATTTGCAAGTCTAAATGGAGAAGTTCTCCTGATATCCCATCAG GAGAACATACATTTTTAGATGTGATAGATAATTCAAGTTCTAAAAAAGGAGAGATAAGAGTAATCattgaattaaatttccaAGCTGAGTTCGAGATGGCAAAAGCAAGCGAGGAGTATAATAGTTTAGTACGGAAATTACCGGAGATTTTCGTGGGAAAAGTTGAAAGATTAAATAATGTGATAAAGATTTTATGCTTAGCTGCTAAGAAGTGcatgaaacaaaagaaaatgcacTTGGGGCCATGGAGAAAACGAAGGTATATGCAAGCTAAATGGCTTGGAACATGTGAAAGGACTGTAGCATCAATACCAAGCTTTTCAATGGGATATTCAGGCAAGGTATCAAAGCCTAAGTCTTCGATGCTAACGGTTGATTTGCTAGATTTGTTGCCTAATATGCATTGTACAGCAGT